In the genome of Triticum urartu cultivar G1812 chromosome 5, Tu2.1, whole genome shotgun sequence, one region contains:
- the LOC125556594 gene encoding uncharacterized protein LOC125556594, whose amino-acid sequence MSMRSCYSSSPFLRGISRAAWKHAVAGTPSLSGSHNLCHLPLRPRVPPIALGLAGRFFSSSSSKSKRSTKKSDAKKDTPTGSAGGGQFYVVRKGDVIGIYKDLADCQAQVSNSVCDPSATVYKGCSLRKETEEYLAKRGLKNALYSINAADARDELFDALAPCPFQQPDGIASSALETGPSKKHPKVAEQEPLPDSHLSCILEFDGACKGNPGKSGAGVIIRRPDGSVIAHLREGLGIATCNAAEYHALLLGLRYAANKGFKYVRAQGDSKLVCNQVQDLWRVRNDNMADLCKKAKELKGKFLQFQINHALRKFNADADAQANFAVELPVGEVQEQTNFPC is encoded by the coding sequence ATGTCGATGAGGAGTTGCTATTCTTCTTCTCCTTTCCTCCGTGGGATCTCTAGAGCGGCGTGGAAGCACGCGGTGGCCGGCACTCCGAGTCTGAGCGGCAGCCACAATCTGTGCCACTTGCCCCTCCGGCCTCGCGTGCCGCCCATCGCCCTCGGCCTTGCTGGACGCTTCTTCTCTTCCTCCTCATCCAAATCCAAGCGCTCCACCAAGAAATCTGACGCAAAGAAGGACACGCCGACGGGCTCTGCCGGCGGCGGCCAGTTCTATGTCGTCCGCAAGGGGGATGTCATCGGCATCTACAAGGACCTCGCCGACTGCCAAGCTCAAGTCAGCAATTCGGTCTGCGATCCTTCAGCGACCGTGTACAAAGGCTGCTCTCTGCGTAAAGAAACCGAGGAGTATCTCGCAAAGCGTGGGCTAAAGAATGCTCTGTATTCGATCAACGCAGCAGATGCAAGAGATGAGTTGTTTGATGCTCTGGCTCCCTGCCCTTTCCAGCAGCCTGATGGAATTGCATCCTCTGCTTTGGAAACCGGACCATCAAAGAAGCATCCCAAAGTCGCTGAACAGGAGCCGTTACCTGATAGTCATCTGTCCTGCATTCTCGAGTTTGATGGTGCTTGCAAAGGAAACCCTGGGAAATCAGGTGCCGGCGTGATAATCAGGCGACCGGACGGATCCGTGATCGCTCACCTACGCGAGGGTTTGGGTATTGCAACATGTAATGCCGCTGAATATCACGCATTGCTCCTGGGGTTGAGGTATGCTGCTAACAAGGGATTCAAGTACGTTCGTGCTCAAGGCGATTCTAAGCTTGTCTGTAACCAGGTCCAGGATCTCTGGCGTGTTAGGAATGATAATATGGCTGACTTGTGCAAGAAAGCTAAGGAGCTCAAGGGAAAGTTTCTTCAGTTTCAGATCAACCATGCTTTGAGGAAATTTAATGCAGATGCTGATGCCCAAGCTAACTTTGCTGTTGAACTTCCTGTTGGTGAAGTTCAAGAGCAGACAAACTTCCCATGCTAG